Proteins encoded together in one Streptomyces sp. B1I3 window:
- a CDS encoding MMPL family transporter, with the protein MRRNLAARIGVWSAHHRKTAVLGWLLFVVLAAGAGGASGMVEMSESENGAGDSARAERILEDAGLGRPAGELVMVSARRAGEWRTAAGELATALRGTGEVQGLADPVVSRDGRDALLTFEMKGDAATAADRVQPVLDVVSEVGAHRGDVHIHQFGEASAGKWLGDLLSEDFRKAEYTAVPLALGILLVAFGAVVAALLPVGLALTACMAAFGLLSLASHQLHLYQTTYSVMFLMGFAVGVDYCLFYLRRERDERAAGRDAETALRIAAATSGRAVLVSGLTVMVAMAGMFLSGLLLFKGFALATIIVVLIAVLGSVTVLPALLSWLGDRIDAGRVPLLNRRGRRGKRPSGGIAGKVLRPVLGAPKLFAVASVVVLLALAAPALGMKTEQLGLEQQFGSDSRLAVAYTRISGSFPGGPDPALVVVRADDIDAPELRTALSTFARVTVHRERNVAEIEVPLPDGEKDLADLRDRRLPDAFGGTGAEAYVTGELASSVDFNDQLKRGILPVFAFITAVTFLLMLFCFRSYVIAVTAVLLNLLSVAAAYGVMTAVFQHGWGAGLIGSEGVGAIESWMPLFVLVVLFGLSMDYHVFVVSRIREAHDSGLDTRSAIDTGIRRTAGAVTGAAAIMVAVFSVFGTLSMQDMQQMGVGLAVAVLLDATIVRMVLLPSAMALLGERNWRVPRGLSRLPAPEHREPAEPAGPGTEAVPAETRG; encoded by the coding sequence ATGAGGCGCAACCTCGCGGCACGCATCGGTGTGTGGAGCGCACACCACCGTAAGACGGCCGTTCTCGGCTGGTTGCTCTTCGTCGTGCTCGCAGCGGGCGCGGGTGGGGCGTCAGGCATGGTCGAGATGTCCGAGTCGGAGAACGGTGCCGGAGACTCCGCCCGGGCCGAACGCATCCTGGAGGACGCCGGGCTCGGCCGTCCCGCCGGGGAGCTGGTCATGGTGTCCGCGCGCCGGGCCGGTGAGTGGCGGACGGCGGCCGGCGAACTCGCCACGGCCCTGCGCGGGACCGGTGAGGTCCAGGGCCTCGCGGATCCGGTCGTGTCGAGGGACGGCAGGGACGCGCTGCTCACCTTCGAGATGAAGGGCGACGCGGCGACCGCGGCGGACCGGGTGCAACCCGTGCTGGACGTGGTGTCCGAGGTCGGCGCGCACCGCGGTGACGTCCACATCCACCAGTTCGGCGAGGCCAGCGCCGGTAAGTGGCTCGGCGATCTGCTCTCCGAGGACTTCAGGAAGGCCGAGTACACCGCCGTGCCCCTGGCGCTGGGCATCCTGCTGGTGGCCTTCGGCGCCGTCGTGGCCGCGCTGCTGCCCGTCGGGCTCGCGCTGACCGCCTGCATGGCCGCATTCGGCCTGCTGTCGCTCGCCAGCCACCAGTTGCACCTCTACCAGACGACGTACTCCGTGATGTTCCTGATGGGCTTCGCCGTCGGCGTCGACTACTGCCTCTTCTACCTGCGGCGCGAACGCGACGAGCGCGCGGCGGGGCGTGACGCCGAGACCGCGCTGCGCATCGCGGCAGCCACCAGCGGTCGCGCCGTGCTCGTCTCCGGGCTCACCGTCATGGTCGCGATGGCCGGCATGTTCCTGTCCGGGCTGCTGCTGTTCAAGGGCTTCGCGCTCGCCACGATCATCGTCGTCCTCATCGCCGTGCTCGGCTCCGTGACCGTCCTGCCGGCCCTGCTGTCCTGGCTCGGCGACCGGATCGACGCGGGACGCGTGCCGCTGCTGAACCGGCGCGGCAGGCGCGGGAAGCGGCCGAGCGGCGGCATCGCGGGCAAGGTGCTGCGGCCGGTCCTGGGCGCGCCGAAGCTCTTCGCCGTCGCCTCCGTCGTCGTACTGCTCGCGCTGGCCGCCCCGGCCCTCGGTATGAAGACCGAACAGCTCGGCCTGGAGCAGCAGTTCGGCTCCGACTCACGGCTGGCCGTCGCCTACACCCGCATCTCCGGCAGCTTCCCCGGCGGCCCCGACCCGGCCCTCGTCGTGGTGAGGGCCGACGACATCGACGCGCCGGAACTCCGCACGGCGCTGAGTACGTTCGCCCGGGTGACCGTCCACCGGGAGCGGAACGTCGCCGAGATCGAGGTCCCGCTGCCGGACGGTGAGAAAGATCTGGCCGACCTGCGCGACCGGCGGCTGCCCGACGCCTTCGGCGGGACGGGCGCCGAGGCCTACGTGACCGGTGAGCTGGCCTCGTCCGTCGACTTCAACGACCAGCTGAAGCGCGGCATCCTGCCCGTCTTCGCCTTCATCACCGCCGTGACCTTCCTGCTCATGCTGTTCTGCTTCCGCTCCTACGTGATCGCGGTGACCGCCGTCCTGCTCAACCTGCTCTCCGTCGCCGCCGCGTACGGAGTGATGACCGCCGTGTTCCAGCACGGCTGGGGCGCCGGTCTCATCGGCTCGGAGGGCGTCGGCGCCATCGAGTCCTGGATGCCGCTGTTCGTGCTGGTGGTCCTGTTCGGCCTGTCCATGGACTACCACGTGTTCGTCGTCTCCCGGATCCGCGAGGCCCATGACAGCGGGCTGGACACCCGGTCGGCCATCGACACGGGCATCCGGCGCACCGCGGGAGCCGTGACGGGCGCCGCGGCGATCATGGTGGCGGTCTTCTCCGTCTTCGGGACCCTGTCCATGCAGGACATGCAGCAGATGGGTGTCGGCCTCGCGGTCGCGGTGCTGCTGGACGCCACGATCGTCCGGATGGTGCTGCTGCCCTCGGCCATGGCACTCCTGGGCGAGCGGAACTGGCGGGTGCCGCGCGGACTGTCCCGGCTGCCTGCCCCGGAGCACAGAGAGCCCGCGGAGCCGGCCGGGCCCGGTACGGAAGCGGTGCCGGCGGAAACGCGCGGCTGA
- a CDS encoding sensor domain-containing protein: MTATRATRATRNRVRGSLQDAGRAFVLSFASIAGSTTLFVLSVLSIVFVLLGVGLVTTPWITEAVRRHADRRRSLAATWSDVRIPVAYRPFPRDPRTGFTGQVERTTLILKDPATWRDLRWLFVDMTAGYVLLVLACALMVYPVEGLVLAAGLWRVFEDDAYWYGFVPVSGQATALAAAGLGVVLFHVGLWTTRPLLRLHFVLARAMLAPTHEQELALRIDRLTETRYEAVDTAASELRRIERDLHDGAQARLVAMGMHLGTIEALIEKDPAQAKKLLATARESSAEALTELRDLVRGIHPPVLAERGLGDAVRALALRLPLATEVTVELTGRAEAPVESAAYFAVSETLTNAVKHAGADRIWVDMHHAGGMLRISVTDNGKGGAAIGSGSGLSGIERRLGTFDGVLAVSSPVGGPTMVTMEIPCALS, encoded by the coding sequence ATGACCGCGACACGTGCGACACGGGCGACACGAAACCGGGTACGGGGCTCGCTGCAGGACGCCGGGCGGGCGTTCGTCCTGTCGTTCGCGAGCATCGCGGGATCGACGACCCTGTTCGTCCTGTCGGTGCTCTCGATCGTCTTCGTGCTGCTGGGCGTGGGGCTGGTCACCACCCCCTGGATCACGGAGGCGGTGCGCAGGCACGCCGATCGGCGCCGGTCGCTCGCGGCCACCTGGTCGGACGTCCGCATCCCGGTCGCCTACCGGCCGTTCCCCCGCGATCCGCGCACCGGATTCACCGGACAGGTGGAGCGCACCACGCTGATACTGAAGGACCCCGCGACGTGGCGGGACCTGCGGTGGCTGTTCGTGGACATGACGGCCGGTTACGTACTCCTGGTCCTGGCCTGCGCCCTGATGGTCTACCCGGTGGAAGGACTCGTACTGGCGGCCGGTCTGTGGCGGGTCTTCGAGGACGACGCGTACTGGTACGGCTTCGTGCCGGTCAGCGGCCAGGCGACCGCACTGGCGGCGGCCGGCCTCGGTGTCGTCCTCTTCCACGTCGGCCTGTGGACGACCCGGCCGCTGCTGCGACTGCACTTCGTGCTCGCCCGCGCGATGCTCGCGCCCACCCACGAGCAGGAACTGGCGCTGCGCATCGACCGGCTCACCGAGACCCGGTACGAGGCCGTGGACACCGCGGCGTCCGAACTGCGGCGCATCGAACGGGACCTGCACGACGGGGCGCAGGCCCGGCTGGTCGCCATGGGCATGCATCTGGGCACCATCGAGGCACTGATCGAGAAGGACCCGGCGCAGGCGAAGAAGCTGCTGGCGACGGCCCGCGAGTCCTCCGCCGAGGCCCTCACCGAACTGCGTGACCTCGTGCGGGGCATCCACCCGCCGGTCCTCGCCGAGCGTGGGCTCGGGGACGCGGTGCGCGCCCTGGCGCTGCGGCTGCCCCTCGCGACGGAGGTGACGGTGGAACTCACGGGCCGCGCCGAGGCACCCGTCGAGTCCGCCGCGTACTTCGCCGTCAGCGAGACCCTGACGAACGCGGTGAAGCACGCGGGCGCCGACCGCATCTGGGTGGACATGCACCACGCCGGGGGCATGCTGCGGATCTCCGTCACGGACAACGGCAAGGGCGGTGCGGCCATCGGATCAGGCTCGGGACTGAGCGGAATCGAACGCCGACTGGGTACATTCGACGGCGTACTGGCCGTCAGCAGTCCTGTGGGCGGTCCCACCATGGTGACCATGGAGATCCCTTGCGCGTTGTCCTAG
- a CDS encoding winged helix-turn-helix domain-containing protein, with product MANSRTLPAASAATASRNALSPNRHRLRAVDRDEVVELADPAGFLPPGATWLPAPQHTLPALPGRPPMVGYLVLVPADQQPALAGAVAASPYRQSVPEQGAGAPAEGPVRIDSTRRTAAVDGVTLDLTYLEFELLAHLVAHPHRVHTRDQLVTTVWGYGHVGDGRTVDVHVARLRRKLGAEHRRSIQTVRRVGYKYTP from the coding sequence ATGGCCAACAGCCGTACCCTTCCCGCCGCGTCCGCCGCCACCGCTTCCCGTAACGCCCTCTCCCCCAACCGCCACCGACTGCGGGCCGTCGACCGTGACGAGGTCGTGGAGCTCGCCGATCCGGCCGGTTTCCTGCCGCCGGGGGCGACGTGGCTGCCCGCACCGCAGCACACACTGCCCGCGCTGCCGGGCCGGCCGCCGATGGTCGGCTACCTGGTGCTCGTCCCCGCCGACCAGCAGCCGGCCCTCGCCGGGGCCGTCGCCGCCTCCCCGTACCGGCAGTCGGTGCCCGAGCAGGGCGCCGGTGCTCCGGCGGAGGGTCCCGTACGGATCGACTCCACCCGGCGCACCGCTGCCGTCGACGGCGTCACGCTCGACCTCACGTACCTCGAATTCGAGCTGCTGGCCCACCTGGTGGCACATCCCCACCGGGTCCACACCCGCGACCAGCTGGTGACGACGGTCTGGGGCTACGGGCACGTGGGCGACGGGCGCACCGTCGATGTCCATGTCGCCCGGCTGCGCCGCAAGCTGGGCGCGGAGCACCGCCGGTCGATCCAGACCGTGCGGCGCGTGGGGTACAAGTACACGCCCTGA
- a CDS encoding response regulator transcription factor, whose product MRVVLAEDLFLLRDGLVRMLEAYDFEIAAAVETGPELSRALAELEPDVAVVDVRLPPSHTDEGLQCALTARRARPGLPVLVLSQHVEQLYARELLADGNGGIGYLLKDRVFDADQFIDAVRRVAAGGTAMDPQVISQLLSRRSQDKPMAGLTPREREVMELMAQGRSNGAIASQMVITERAVAKHTSNIFGKLDLPPSDDDNRRVLAVLAYLDHG is encoded by the coding sequence TTGCGCGTTGTCCTAGCCGAAGATCTCTTCCTGCTCCGCGACGGCCTGGTGCGCATGCTCGAAGCCTACGACTTCGAGATCGCGGCAGCGGTGGAGACCGGGCCCGAACTCTCCAGGGCCCTGGCCGAGTTGGAGCCGGACGTCGCCGTCGTCGACGTCCGGCTCCCGCCGTCCCACACGGACGAGGGCCTGCAGTGCGCGCTGACCGCCCGGCGCGCGCGGCCCGGGCTCCCGGTGCTCGTCCTGTCCCAGCACGTGGAGCAGTTGTACGCGCGAGAGCTGCTGGCCGACGGCAACGGCGGCATCGGCTACCTGCTGAAGGACCGGGTGTTCGACGCGGACCAGTTCATCGACGCGGTGCGCCGGGTGGCGGCGGGCGGCACGGCGATGGATCCGCAGGTGATCTCGCAGCTGCTGTCCCGGAGGTCGCAGGACAAGCCGATGGCCGGTCTCACCCCCCGGGAGCGTGAGGTCATGGAGCTGATGGCGCAGGGCCGTTCGAACGGCGCGATCGCGTCGCAGATGGTCATCACGGAGCGTGCGGTGGCCAAGCACACCTCGAACATCTTCGGGAAGCTCGACCTGCCGCCGTCGGACGACGACAACCGCCGCGTGCTCGCGGTACTCGCCTACCTCGACCACGGCTGA